Proteins from one Podospora pseudoanserina strain CBS 124.78 chromosome 1, whole genome shotgun sequence genomic window:
- a CDS encoding hypothetical protein (EggNog:ENOG503NYTZ; COG:S) yields the protein MDVDKAGAATSSSTSVASAPADMPSRSRPPSLAQSHRPRLSKTDSIASVLSAHRNYLDSLPVPTKEEFDQINKIQTKREAEHKKQFRRNRRQQSIELVNSRRNSLISENGSVTKAATVIQRTYRGYRARRTLAGLGIDASTRWIHAVREAQWRALTRPRPRSEYLDSDSLYSPSFLSPSLSSPGDTNSDAGSSIMLTGTRSPTARLNWKKASTIARRAGGDADESSSTSSSSSSSSSSSSSSESEEKLSKSQKQHLKQRRAESKARRKAASRTMGLQYFLEMIDHKHRYGSNLKVYHEEWQRADTQDNFFYWLDHGSGRNLSLEACPREVLEQEQVRYLSREERQAYLVAIDESGRLCWAKNGAPIDTTEKWKDSINGIVPSDDPTPAYSPPSLESTTNFLGDSSTESSQSSSESPPSPHPPPSKKSSSSARRLFKMSPTTMLNKLLRHSVTPNTWIFVADTSFRLYVGIKNSGAFQHSSFLQGSRISAAGLIKIKNGKLHSLSPLSGHYRPPASNFRAFVQTLKGEGVDMSRVSISKSYAVLVGLEGYMKVKKRGGRLRGWWGGERRRKRRWSGGWGGGGEGGAGGEGG from the coding sequence ATGGATGTAGACAAAGCAGGAGCCGCGACGTCGTCGTCAACATCTGTAGCCAGTGCCCCAGCAGATATGCCCTCCAGGTCCAGACCTCCTTCGTTGGCACAATCTCACCGGCCTCGACTCTCCAAAACAGACTCTATCGCTTCTGTCTTGTCGGCCCACAGAAATTACCTGGATTCCCTTCCAGTCCCCACCAAGGAAGAGTTCGACCAAATAAACAAGATCCAAACCAAGCGTGAGGCCGAGCACAAGAAGCAATTCCGGCGGAACCGACGACAGCAAAGCATCGAGCTCGTCAACAGTCGCAGAAACAGCCTCATCAGTGAAAATGGAAGCGTCACCAAGGCAGCCACCGTCATACAACGAACCTACCGTGGCTACCGAGCTCGCCGGACGCTGGCAGGTCTGGGGATAGACGCCTCAACCCGCTGGATCCACGCCGTAAGAGAAGCCCAATGGCGAGCCCTCACCCGCCCCCGGCCCCGAAGCGAATACCTCGACAGCGACAGCCTCTACTCCCCCAGCTTCCTCTCtccatcattatcatcaccAGGGGACACCAACAGCGACGCAGGCAGCAGTATCATGCTCACCGGAACTCGCTCTCCCACAGCCCGCCTCAACTGGAAAAAGGCCTCCACCATAGCCCGACGAGCAGGCGGGGATGCTGACGAAAGCTCTTCcacttcatcctcctcctcctcctcctcttccagtAGTTCCTCCTCCGAATCAGAAGAAAAactctccaaatcccagaAGCAACACCTCAAGCAACGCCGCGCCGAGTCCAAAGCCCGCCGCAAGGCAGCCTCCCGCACCATGGGGCTGCAATACTTTCTCGAAATGATCGACCACAAGCACCGCTACGGCTCCAATCTGAAAGTCTATCACGAAGAATGGCAAAGAGCCGACACCCAAGACAATTTCTTCTACTGGCTTGACCACGGCTCGGGTCGGAACCTGTCACTGGAAGCCTGCCCTCGAGAGGTTCTGGAACAGGAACAAGTCCGGTATTTATCCAGAGAGGAAAGACAGGCGTATCTAGTAGCTATCGACGAGAGCGGCAGGCTATGTTGGGCCAAGAACGGGGCGCCGATCGACACCACCGAAAAATGGAAAGATAGCATCAACGGGATCGTACCCAGCGACGACCCCACGCCCGCTtattcaccaccctcgtTGGAGTCAACCACCAACTTCCTCGGTGACTCCTCCACCGAATCTTCCCAGTCATCCTCCGaatcccctccttcaccacatccaccaccctccaagaaatcatcatcctccgccCGGCGTCTCTTCAAAATGTCCCCCACAACCATGCTCAACAAACTCCTCCGCCACTCCGTCACCCCCAACACATGGATCTTCGTCGCCGACACCTCCTTCCGTCTCTACGTCGGGATCAAGAACTCGGGCGCGTTTCAGCACTCGAGTTTTCTTCAAGGAAGCCGCATCTCCGCTGCGGGGCtgatcaagatcaagaacgGGAAGTTGCACAGCCTGAGCCCACTGAGCGGACACTACCGGCCGCCGGCGAGCAATTTTAGGGCGTTTGTACAGACGCTcaagggtgagggggtggatatGAGTCGGGTTAGTATCAGCAAGAGTTATGCTGTgcttgttgggttggaggggtatATGAAGGTTaagaagaggggagggagattaaggggttggtggggaggggaaaggagaagaaagaggaggtggtcgggagggtgggggggggggggtgaggggggagcaggaggagagggagggtga